The proteins below come from a single Arthrobacter crystallopoietes genomic window:
- a CDS encoding ABC transporter permease, translating to MKRKALNWSLGIATPVLLVAAWWAASANSMNTFFPPLSAIMIRFRQLWLFDHFGSDILLSLRNLLLGYAVATVAGVVIGFVTALVPVARWALDPVIHFLRGIPPVALVPIFISLIGFGIEMRVASIALAALFPTLIATVDGIRSVDTTLKDVSSVYRLTRGEKLAQVYLPAAGPQIASGMQVSLQVAFIVMIASEMLGSSEGIGAMTLLAQQSFMIPDMWAGILLLGVIGFGANLVFELLKNRILAWHAGSRRLANS from the coding sequence ATGAAACGCAAGGCTTTGAATTGGTCCCTAGGCATAGCGACCCCGGTGCTGCTGGTGGCCGCGTGGTGGGCGGCCTCGGCCAACTCGATGAATACCTTCTTCCCGCCACTGAGTGCCATCATGATCCGTTTCCGCCAGCTCTGGCTGTTCGACCACTTCGGCTCGGACATCCTGCTCAGTCTGCGCAACCTGCTGCTTGGCTACGCTGTGGCGACCGTTGCCGGCGTCGTTATTGGCTTTGTCACCGCGCTGGTGCCGGTCGCCCGGTGGGCGCTGGATCCTGTGATCCATTTCCTGCGGGGAATTCCACCAGTGGCACTGGTGCCGATCTTCATCTCACTGATCGGTTTTGGAATCGAGATGCGGGTGGCCAGTATCGCCCTGGCGGCCCTGTTTCCGACCTTGATCGCCACCGTGGACGGAATCCGCAGCGTGGACACCACACTGAAAGACGTCAGCTCGGTCTATCGGCTGACCCGTGGCGAAAAGCTCGCGCAGGTCTATCTGCCGGCGGCCGGACCTCAGATCGCCTCCGGTATGCAGGTCAGCCTGCAGGTAGCGTTCATCGTAATGATTGCGTCCGAGATGCTGGGCTCTTCCGAGGGCATCGGCGCGATGACGCTGCTGGCGCAGCAAAGCTTCATGATTCCGGACATGTGGGCCGGCATCCTGCTGCTCGGCGTGATCGGGTTCGGCGCGAACCTGGTCTTCGAACTGCTCAAGAACCGCATTCTGGCCTGGCATGCAGGCTCCCGACGATTGGCTAACTCATGA
- a CDS encoding ABC transporter permease produces the protein MKTQIKPAAVGALGIAGALLLWQFVATGPMNGSALPAPGHAVAELAALLATGTFWADLADTILIALGGLAISAVAGVAAGLLIGSFGPVRYATMAVLEFLKPIPPIVVLPLVVLVLGPTAQMSWVLVVIGCALPIVMQTVAGVHDTDPVARDTARSYGMGHAEILLRVTLPGAMPFIGTAMRVAAPAALVVAVVAGLLGGGPGLGQSIYQAQAAGDFPVLYALVLVLGLLGLVFQGATRLAERRLLHWHESYREVVL, from the coding sequence GTGAAAACACAAATCAAACCTGCCGCGGTAGGTGCGCTGGGGATTGCCGGGGCGCTGCTCCTGTGGCAATTCGTGGCCACCGGGCCGATGAACGGCAGCGCTCTGCCTGCCCCGGGTCATGCCGTCGCCGAACTGGCCGCCCTGCTGGCCACCGGGACTTTCTGGGCGGACCTGGCCGACACGATCCTGATTGCCCTCGGCGGGCTGGCAATTTCCGCCGTCGCCGGTGTTGCCGCCGGGCTGCTGATCGGCAGTTTCGGGCCGGTGCGCTACGCGACCATGGCAGTGCTGGAGTTCCTGAAGCCCATTCCGCCGATTGTGGTGCTGCCCCTGGTAGTGCTGGTGCTGGGGCCAACGGCGCAGATGTCCTGGGTCCTGGTTGTCATTGGCTGCGCCCTGCCGATCGTGATGCAGACCGTCGCCGGGGTACACGACACCGACCCGGTAGCACGGGACACAGCCCGTTCCTACGGCATGGGCCATGCCGAGATCCTGCTGCGCGTCACGCTGCCTGGCGCCATGCCCTTTATCGGTACCGCTATGCGCGTGGCGGCCCCGGCTGCACTGGTCGTGGCGGTCGTCGCCGGCCTGCTAGGCGGCGGGCCGGGACTTGGCCAAAGCATCTACCAGGCGCAGGCTGCCGGCGATTTCCCGGTGCTGTACGCGCTGGTATTGGTCCTGGGTCTATTGGGCCTAGTGTTCCAGGGCGCCACGCGGCTGGCCGAACGCCGGCTTCTCCATTGGCACGAGTCCTACCGGGAGGTGGTCCTGTGA
- a CDS encoding ABC transporter substrate-binding protein — protein MRFKLPLALAATVALGLTACGSESSPPAAADGANETTLKVGTIGIAADAAIQSAIDKGYFAEEGIDVEVSVVANPPAGIAAAQSGQLDLTYTPSIPMLNAKSQGVPLTVAAAADGYPDDALEQEDLSQVDDTGLYVAADSGIDSPKDLEGKRVSVPARRAQLEVTVSQLVKDDGGDPAKVNWMVLDPASALQSLKDDRIDAASLVTPFTGQAASAGNTLLASPGVEFFEKGAIGLWVAGSAQAESKQDQLLGFQRAIYKANAYANDNLDESQKQAAEITGLELEAVKAGATPFWPVEVRLEDVQRTAARMTALGFLAEEPKLDQSLFLSE, from the coding sequence ATGCGTTTCAAGCTTCCCCTCGCCCTCGCCGCCACGGTGGCACTGGGCCTCACTGCCTGCGGCTCCGAGTCATCGCCACCGGCGGCGGCGGACGGCGCCAACGAAACCACGCTGAAAGTCGGCACCATCGGCATCGCCGCCGATGCGGCCATCCAGTCCGCCATTGACAAGGGCTACTTCGCCGAGGAAGGCATCGACGTCGAAGTTTCCGTCGTCGCCAATCCTCCGGCAGGCATTGCCGCCGCCCAAAGCGGCCAACTGGACCTGACGTATACCCCGTCGATTCCCATGCTCAATGCCAAGAGCCAAGGCGTGCCGCTGACTGTGGCGGCCGCCGCCGATGGCTACCCTGACGATGCGCTTGAGCAGGAAGACCTGAGCCAAGTGGACGACACCGGGCTCTACGTCGCAGCGGACAGTGGAATTGATTCGCCCAAGGATCTGGAGGGCAAGCGGGTATCTGTGCCTGCCCGCAGGGCACAGCTCGAAGTAACAGTCAGCCAATTGGTGAAGGACGACGGCGGCGACCCCGCCAAGGTGAACTGGATGGTGCTGGATCCGGCCTCCGCTCTGCAGTCTCTCAAAGACGACCGGATCGATGCAGCCTCGTTGGTCACGCCGTTCACCGGTCAGGCCGCCTCTGCGGGCAACACTCTCCTGGCCTCGCCCGGCGTCGAGTTCTTTGAAAAAGGTGCCATTGGCCTTTGGGTAGCGGGATCCGCGCAGGCGGAGTCCAAGCAGGACCAGTTGCTGGGCTTCCAGCGCGCCATCTATAAGGCCAACGCGTACGCCAACGACAACCTGGACGAGTCCCAGAAGCAGGCGGCCGAAATCACCGGGTTGGAACTCGAAGCCGTCAAGGCTGGCGCCACCCCGTTCTGGCCCGTGGAAGTGCGGTTGGAGGACGTCCAGCGGACCGCAGCCCGGATGACCGCACTCGGATTCCTTGCCGAGGAGCCGAAGCTGGACCAAAGCCTGTTCCTGTCCGAGTAA
- a CDS encoding amidohydrolase: MEQRAAAADMVVINATVPGRALPNGSSDAANVAVSGGRIHAIGGQDVLGMIGPRTRIIDADGGALLPGINDAHLHFIASSMVRFGYVRVGSDAAARWEDVCRIIEQARPEADGWVRAHGWDELVLGPGGPELILDCKPGTPVVVFDQTGHQLLANRVALEIAGITVSTPAPTGGVIERDADGSPTGRLIDAAMELMTRALPALPVPVMRDAALRFQQVLHAQGITSLTEPGLGPGAGGLLDGSCTTAALDLLGNLALSGELTLRINTLLLFAGTGGISAGLVRDGLASGLHRAYTERGIDSSQLRIAGVKVFADGTPRSGTAWMTEPYGHACTHGSMVIAGNTDAERSAELDEIVRLIHSEGLQAGIHATGDAATEAAMNAVIRAQAIQPGDNRHYVIHGSFPSNQSLTGLAEHGIGYSTNPMIRSGGGSLLEGILGPERFRRHQPLRSAARQGVRFNIASDSPVTTTDWRRTILAAVTRSTVDHPEPVDDGEGLGLVQALAAMTSQPAWQDHAEQFKGTLRPGLTADLCILDAPWPADSEPDALLERHVAWTISGGQIVHEPSMAPAAGLTL, translated from the coding sequence ATGGAGCAGCGGGCAGCAGCCGCAGACATGGTGGTCATCAATGCAACTGTGCCGGGAAGAGCGCTTCCCAACGGTTCCTCCGATGCTGCCAACGTGGCCGTTTCCGGTGGTCGAATCCATGCGATCGGTGGGCAAGACGTGCTGGGGATGATCGGCCCGCGTACGCGGATAATTGACGCCGACGGCGGCGCACTGCTCCCGGGCATCAACGATGCGCACCTGCACTTCATCGCCTCCTCCATGGTGCGCTTTGGGTATGTACGTGTCGGCAGCGATGCGGCGGCCCGGTGGGAGGACGTCTGCCGCATCATCGAGCAGGCCCGCCCGGAGGCCGACGGATGGGTCAGGGCACATGGCTGGGATGAACTGGTGTTGGGCCCCGGCGGCCCGGAACTGATCCTCGATTGCAAGCCCGGTACACCCGTGGTGGTTTTCGACCAGACCGGCCACCAGCTCCTCGCGAACCGCGTGGCCTTGGAAATTGCTGGCATCACGGTCTCCACTCCAGCTCCCACAGGAGGTGTCATCGAACGGGATGCGGACGGTTCGCCGACCGGCCGCCTGATCGACGCCGCCATGGAACTGATGACCCGAGCGCTGCCAGCCCTGCCGGTTCCGGTCATGCGCGATGCTGCCCTGAGGTTCCAGCAGGTCCTGCATGCCCAAGGCATCACTTCGCTGACGGAGCCGGGCCTTGGTCCCGGCGCAGGCGGACTGTTGGACGGCTCCTGCACTACGGCAGCACTCGACCTGCTGGGGAATCTGGCGCTCTCCGGGGAGCTCACCCTGCGCATCAACACGCTGCTCCTCTTCGCCGGCACCGGGGGGATCAGCGCAGGCTTGGTCCGCGACGGCCTGGCATCCGGGTTGCACCGGGCCTACACCGAGCGCGGCATCGACAGCAGTCAGCTGCGGATCGCCGGCGTCAAAGTCTTCGCTGACGGTACCCCACGCAGCGGAACGGCCTGGATGACCGAACCCTACGGCCACGCCTGCACCCATGGCTCGATGGTGATCGCGGGTAACACCGACGCCGAGCGTTCCGCCGAGCTGGATGAGATTGTCCGGCTTATTCACTCCGAAGGCCTGCAGGCCGGGATCCATGCCACCGGCGACGCCGCAACGGAGGCAGCCATGAACGCCGTCATCCGGGCGCAGGCAATCCAGCCGGGGGATAACCGGCATTACGTCATCCACGGTTCCTTTCCTTCCAACCAGTCGTTAACCGGCTTGGCGGAACACGGCATCGGCTACAGCACTAACCCGATGATCCGGTCTGGCGGAGGCAGCTTGCTCGAGGGCATCCTGGGTCCGGAACGTTTCCGCCGGCACCAGCCGCTGCGCTCGGCCGCGCGCCAAGGAGTCCGGTTCAACATTGCCTCGGATTCGCCGGTGACCACAACGGACTGGCGGCGGACCATTTTGGCTGCAGTGACCCGCTCAACCGTCGACCATCCGGAACCCGTTGACGACGGCGAAGGCCTCGGTCTGGTCCAGGCACTGGCGGCGATGACCTCGCAACCAGCCTGGCAGGACCACGCGGAACAGTTCAAGGGAACCCTGCGCCCCGGGCTGACGGCGGACCTCTGCATCCTCGACGCGCCCTGGCCTGCCGATTCCGAACCGGATGCCCTGCTCGAACGCCACGTCGCTTGGACCATCAGCGGCGGACAGATTGTCCACGAACCTTCTATGGCGCCGGCGGCCGGGCTGACCCTGTAG
- a CDS encoding TetR/AcrR family transcriptional regulator encodes MARVPTAERRLQFVRSAAKVIAHDGLAAATTRRIAAEAEAPLASLHYCFRSKDELLQEVYYYLSRDYAQSLPPVAVSGAGLTAVVRAHARRVWERMLAEPHEQVTTFELLLRRFRVDAEEEPRALAMNRSMYEGWIKSTCELFENAAVDAGEEVPANLELSARLFISGIDGISMQHLADPDTERSTALVEMLAEGVTGSFTYSRKTGKE; translated from the coding sequence TTGGCCCGAGTACCCACTGCGGAGCGACGGTTGCAGTTTGTCCGGTCAGCGGCGAAAGTCATCGCCCATGACGGACTGGCGGCAGCGACAACCCGCCGGATCGCGGCGGAAGCGGAGGCTCCGCTGGCCTCTCTGCACTACTGCTTCAGGAGCAAGGACGAGCTGCTGCAAGAGGTCTACTACTACCTCAGCCGCGACTACGCCCAGTCACTTCCGCCGGTAGCGGTTTCAGGCGCGGGTCTCACAGCGGTGGTGCGGGCACATGCCCGACGTGTCTGGGAACGCATGCTCGCCGAGCCGCACGAGCAGGTGACAACTTTCGAGCTTTTGCTGCGCCGTTTCCGGGTCGACGCCGAGGAAGAACCCCGGGCGCTTGCCATGAACCGGTCGATGTATGAGGGCTGGATTAAATCCACCTGCGAGCTGTTCGAAAATGCGGCAGTCGACGCGGGCGAGGAGGTTCCGGCCAATCTGGAGCTGTCAGCCCGGTTGTTTATTTCCGGCATTGATGGCATCAGCATGCAACATCTGGCGGACCCGGACACAGAACGCTCTACAGCGCTGGTAGAAATGCTTGCGGAGGGCGTGACCGGATCTTTCACTTACTCCCGGAAAACCGGAAAAGAGTAG
- a CDS encoding formylglycine-generating enzyme family protein — MESAERPENPERGDVLLPAGSFRMGDHFGEGYPTDGETPFHDVALDAFRIDATAVTNAEFARFVQATGYRTESERFGTSAVFHLQVQATPEDVLGDVEGAHWWLNVRGADWAHPTGPLSSWEDLPDHPVVQVSWNDADAYCKWAGRRLPTEAEWEYAARGGLEGKRYAWGNELVGPAGEHFCNIWQGEFPRVNSLEDGYLGTAPVQSFPPNGFGLYEVSGNVWEWCSDWFLPKYYRNAPAANPQGPTIGRGRVMRGGSFLCHDSYCNRYRVAARSSNSPDSASSNCGFRTAG; from the coding sequence ATCGAGAGTGCCGAACGGCCAGAGAATCCGGAGCGCGGCGATGTGCTGCTGCCTGCGGGCAGCTTCCGGATGGGGGACCACTTTGGCGAGGGTTACCCCACCGACGGCGAAACTCCCTTTCACGACGTGGCGCTGGACGCTTTCCGGATCGATGCGACTGCCGTGACCAATGCGGAATTCGCCAGGTTTGTCCAGGCCACAGGCTACCGAACGGAATCGGAGCGCTTCGGCACCTCCGCTGTGTTCCATCTCCAGGTTCAAGCCACACCGGAGGACGTGCTGGGCGACGTGGAAGGGGCACACTGGTGGCTGAACGTCCGCGGGGCGGATTGGGCACATCCCACCGGTCCGCTCTCCAGCTGGGAGGACTTGCCGGACCATCCTGTGGTGCAGGTGTCGTGGAACGACGCTGACGCCTACTGCAAGTGGGCCGGCCGGAGGCTGCCCACCGAAGCCGAGTGGGAGTACGCCGCACGCGGCGGACTGGAGGGGAAGCGCTATGCCTGGGGGAATGAGCTGGTTGGGCCGGCCGGAGAACACTTCTGCAATATCTGGCAGGGCGAGTTCCCGCGCGTCAACTCGCTTGAGGACGGTTACCTTGGCACGGCTCCGGTGCAAAGTTTCCCGCCTAACGGCTTCGGCTTGTACGAGGTCAGCGGCAACGTCTGGGAGTGGTGCAGCGACTGGTTCCTCCCGAAGTATTACCGCAATGCACCGGCGGCGAATCCGCAGGGCCCGACCATCGGACGCGGCCGGGTCATGCGCGGCGGGTCGTTCCTCTGCCACGACTCGTACTGCAACCGCTACCGGGTGGCCGCCCGCAGCTCCAACAGCCCCGATTCAGCCAGTAGCAACTGCGGTTTCCGGACGGCAGGCTAA
- a CDS encoding MFS transporter, producing MTNYFLRKPWRGRIGALLGILIMALSLRAAVSVVPPLLGSVSPELGFDAATIGLLAMLPPLIFAAGGLGTPILIRRLGLEKVLTLAVLLAVAGQVGRAFMGEVWPFLGLSAVVMAGYGIGNVVLPPLVKKYFPDRMGVVTAGYVTLLAVGTAASPQLAVPVADLAGWRVSIGVWASISALVLVPWAAQLLHDRRAKREKNDGAAAAAHTNPVAPSTSDSLPASTSASSSVKMPPAKPTPEHLNPWRSPVAWGLAIFLAGNSAQTYVYFTWLPPYLTMQNVDAAVAGSALAYFAILGLPVSLLVPLIVPRMRHPIIAISIFAACWAGGHLGLFLAPMDGTWWWITLAGLGQGTFATALLMMNLRSRTTHGASVLAGFSQGIGYAGAGIAPLLFGVVREATGNWNASFAMLGVCLLVMMTGAVMINRPRYIEDVAKPAETPVPATDPAR from the coding sequence GTGACTAACTACTTCCTGCGCAAGCCGTGGCGCGGCCGGATCGGGGCCTTGCTGGGCATCCTGATCATGGCGCTGAGCCTGCGCGCCGCCGTCTCCGTGGTGCCGCCGTTGCTTGGCTCGGTCAGCCCTGAGCTTGGTTTCGATGCCGCCACCATTGGTCTGCTGGCGATGTTGCCGCCGCTGATCTTCGCCGCCGGCGGCCTGGGCACGCCCATCCTGATCAGGCGGCTGGGACTGGAGAAGGTCCTCACGCTCGCAGTGCTGCTGGCCGTTGCCGGGCAGGTGGGGCGCGCGTTCATGGGTGAGGTATGGCCGTTCCTGGGGCTCTCCGCCGTCGTCATGGCGGGCTACGGTATCGGCAACGTGGTGCTGCCGCCTCTGGTGAAGAAGTACTTCCCGGACAGAATGGGCGTGGTCACGGCCGGCTATGTCACGCTGCTCGCGGTTGGGACTGCCGCCAGTCCGCAGCTGGCCGTGCCCGTGGCGGACCTCGCGGGTTGGCGGGTATCCATCGGCGTCTGGGCTTCGATCAGCGCGCTGGTGCTTGTGCCGTGGGCAGCCCAGCTGCTGCACGACCGGCGGGCAAAACGAGAGAAGAACGACGGCGCGGCCGCAGCCGCCCACACAAATCCCGTGGCGCCGTCGACGTCGGATTCGCTGCCTGCCTCAACGTCCGCTTCGAGCTCGGTCAAGATGCCGCCGGCCAAGCCCACCCCGGAGCATCTGAATCCCTGGCGCTCGCCGGTGGCTTGGGGCCTGGCTATCTTCCTGGCTGGCAATTCTGCCCAGACCTACGTCTACTTCACCTGGTTGCCGCCATACCTCACCATGCAGAACGTGGACGCGGCGGTAGCGGGATCGGCCCTGGCCTACTTCGCGATCCTCGGCCTGCCGGTCAGCCTGCTGGTGCCGCTGATCGTGCCCCGCATGCGCCACCCGATCATCGCCATCAGCATCTTCGCGGCGTGCTGGGCCGGCGGACACCTGGGCCTGTTCCTCGCGCCGATGGACGGCACCTGGTGGTGGATCACCCTCGCCGGACTGGGCCAGGGCACTTTCGCCACCGCATTGCTGATGATGAACCTGCGCTCTCGGACCACGCATGGCGCCTCTGTTCTTGCAGGCTTCAGCCAGGGCATCGGCTACGCCGGTGCCGGCATCGCCCCGCTGCTGTTCGGTGTTGTCCGAGAGGCTACCGGCAACTGGAACGCTTCCTTCGCCATGCTCGGCGTCTGCCTGCTGGTCATGATGACGGGAGCCGTCATGATCAACCGCCCGCGGTACATCGAGGATGTCGCGAAGCCTGCCGAAACTCCCGTACCGGCCACGGACCCTGCCCGCTAG
- a CDS encoding alpha/beta fold hydrolase: protein MPKFTCADGLAITYQTSGQGAPLLLLSGQGNGMGWWDPIVADFESDHLVIRFDYLGTGGSDAPVSGYSLDRFADDATALLDHLGIESSAVYGTSMGGKGAQQLALRHPSRVNCLVIGCSSTGGPNIIRMSNEISSRIADPATKEATLTNLMYSPKWTAEYASPYATLGEASTPQARLGHRRASNGHDAWDKLGAIAVPTLILHGSDDLMVPPANADLLAGRIPNAQVRIIPGGRHAYFEEYREVASPIVLDFLAAVLAMPSGDSK from the coding sequence ATGCCAAAGTTCACCTGTGCAGATGGCCTTGCCATCACCTATCAAACCAGCGGCCAAGGCGCACCTCTCCTGCTGCTGAGCGGTCAGGGAAACGGGATGGGTTGGTGGGATCCGATCGTCGCCGATTTTGAGTCCGACCACTTGGTCATCCGCTTCGATTATCTGGGTACAGGGGGAAGCGATGCGCCCGTGTCCGGCTATTCCCTTGACAGGTTCGCCGACGATGCCACAGCACTGCTCGACCATCTGGGGATCGAATCGAGCGCTGTCTATGGCACGTCTATGGGAGGGAAGGGGGCGCAGCAACTCGCGCTGCGCCACCCTTCCCGCGTCAACTGCCTCGTCATCGGCTGCTCCTCCACTGGCGGACCGAACATTATCCGAATGTCCAACGAGATCAGCTCCCGAATCGCAGATCCCGCGACCAAGGAAGCAACCCTGACCAACCTGATGTATTCACCGAAATGGACGGCGGAGTACGCAAGTCCCTATGCCACCTTGGGCGAGGCAAGTACTCCCCAGGCACGGTTGGGACACCGGCGGGCGAGCAACGGTCACGACGCGTGGGACAAACTGGGCGCCATCGCGGTTCCCACGCTGATCCTGCACGGCAGCGATGACCTGATGGTTCCGCCAGCCAATGCCGATCTCCTGGCCGGCCGGATCCCCAACGCCCAGGTACGGATCATTCCCGGTGGACGCCACGCGTACTTCGAAGAGTACCGGGAGGTCGCCAGCCCGATCGTCCTGGATTTCCTGGCAGCGGTGTTGGCCATGCCTTCCGGCGACTCGAAATAA
- a CDS encoding IclR family transcriptional regulator, translated as MSGEPAEKLPAKSTNNPLLVLGKITAILDAFSLTRPVLTLADIREATGMPTSTVQRLVTNLTSQGFLDREDDAYRIGLKMAYWAAPATRGKAVLDVISPLLKDLRDTTGETACFFRAEQHYRVCVALAETRHALRREMHLGKILPLHAGSAGRVLLAWDPELLAELVKNPLPPLTESTITSSEDLETVVKQTRTDGFAITTDERETGASGLSAPVFDSAAGLVGAVTISGPTMRMPRQVCEDWVETLLQTAERMTRLIGGRFPGEPKA; from the coding sequence ATGTCAGGCGAACCCGCTGAAAAATTACCAGCTAAGTCGACCAACAATCCGCTGCTGGTGCTGGGGAAAATCACCGCGATTCTCGATGCGTTCTCGCTGACCCGCCCGGTGCTGACGCTGGCCGATATCCGTGAGGCCACAGGCATGCCGACGTCCACCGTGCAGCGGCTGGTCACGAACCTGACGTCCCAGGGCTTCCTTGACCGCGAGGACGATGCCTACCGGATCGGCCTCAAAATGGCATACTGGGCGGCGCCGGCGACGCGCGGCAAAGCTGTTCTCGACGTCATCAGCCCGCTGCTGAAGGACCTGCGCGACACCACGGGCGAGACGGCCTGCTTCTTCCGTGCCGAGCAGCACTACCGCGTCTGCGTCGCTCTGGCGGAAACGCGGCACGCACTCCGGCGGGAGATGCACTTGGGAAAGATCCTGCCTCTGCATGCTGGATCGGCCGGGCGCGTGCTGCTGGCGTGGGATCCGGAGTTGCTGGCCGAGCTGGTCAAGAACCCGCTGCCGCCACTCACCGAGTCCACGATCACCAGCTCCGAAGACCTCGAGACGGTCGTAAAGCAGACTCGGACCGACGGTTTTGCCATCACGACCGATGAGCGTGAGACCGGGGCATCCGGTTTGTCTGCCCCGGTATTCGACTCCGCGGCGGGCCTGGTAGGTGCGGTGACCATCAGCGGCCCGACCATGCGCATGCCCCGGCAGGTCTGCGAGGACTGGGTCGAAACACTCCTGCAGACCGCCGAACGCATGACGCGGCTCATCGGCGGTCGCTTCCCCGGCGAGCCGAAGGCCTGA
- a CDS encoding 2-hydroxyacid dehydrogenase, whose translation MGARFLVTMPIPAPGLELLGAAGQVTVLPEPPDYETLGELCASGDYDVVLTQLRDHVDAPLMSRARVRGVSNYAVGYNNIDVDAATANGIMVGNTPGVLTDATADIALLLILGTARRVVEADRLVREGKFHGWEPELMLGHDVSGRVLGLAGFGRIARATARRALGFGMEVIFAPRPPGDRPVSDEELGEFAGKARQVPWSELVEHSDFLSVHVPLNEQTRHLVGAEVLERMKPDAILINTARGPIVNEAALVEALRNGTIAGAGLDVFEDEPRLAAGLAELPNTVLLPHVGSATVPVRSEMSRLSALNAVAMAEGNIPPHAVNPQAWAWAL comes from the coding sequence ATGGGCGCCCGGTTCCTCGTCACCATGCCGATTCCCGCGCCCGGTCTGGAGTTGCTTGGGGCAGCCGGGCAGGTCACCGTTTTACCCGAGCCTCCGGACTACGAAACGCTCGGAGAGCTGTGCGCCTCCGGCGATTACGACGTCGTGCTGACGCAACTGCGGGATCACGTGGACGCGCCGCTGATGTCCCGCGCCCGGGTCCGCGGCGTCTCCAACTACGCGGTGGGCTACAACAATATTGATGTGGACGCAGCCACGGCCAACGGCATCATGGTGGGCAATACGCCCGGAGTGCTCACGGACGCGACGGCGGACATCGCGCTGCTGCTGATCCTGGGGACTGCGCGCCGGGTAGTGGAGGCGGACCGGCTGGTCCGCGAGGGGAAGTTCCATGGCTGGGAGCCCGAGCTGATGCTCGGCCACGATGTGTCCGGCCGCGTGCTGGGGCTGGCAGGTTTCGGCCGGATTGCCCGTGCCACAGCCCGGCGCGCGCTGGGCTTCGGCATGGAAGTGATCTTCGCGCCCCGGCCGCCGGGGGACCGGCCTGTCAGCGACGAGGAGCTGGGAGAATTCGCCGGCAAAGCCCGGCAGGTACCGTGGTCCGAGTTGGTGGAGCACAGCGACTTCCTCTCCGTCCACGTTCCGCTGAATGAGCAGACCCGGCATCTGGTGGGTGCGGAGGTGCTGGAACGGATGAAGCCGGACGCCATCCTGATCAACACTGCCCGCGGACCGATTGTGAATGAAGCGGCACTCGTGGAAGCGCTGCGGAACGGCACGATCGCCGGCGCCGGGCTGGACGTCTTCGAGGACGAACCCCGGCTGGCCGCAGGTCTGGCCGAGCTGCCCAACACGGTCCTGCTGCCGCATGTCGGCAGTGCCACGGTCCCCGTGCGCAGCGAAATGTCCAGGCTCAGCGCACTTAATGCAGTGGCTATGGCGGAAGGCAACATCCCGCCGCATGCAGTCAACCCTCAGGCGTGGGCATGGGCATTGTGA
- a CDS encoding hydroxymethylglutaryl-CoA lyase, protein MSFTLEPHAELRDVTLRDGLQLTGKMLSTERKVETVRELLRLGVPSIELGSMARADLVPTMANTLEVVQALTAEELQKCWIWVATPGHVAKAAAAGARNFQYCLSASDSHNQANIGRSTYASLAALPEAVAHALAVDGQIQLCIATSFTCPFEGIVPEERVLAIANDPRAEGTCDVVICDTLGQAVPAQVASLISRVREESPARRIVYHGHDTWGLGVANTLAAIAAGATLVDGALGGLGGCPFAPGASGNTSSEDILFATRPEWLSPATFGGLVDLSEKLLAELGEPNRSKSAQGARSKAEAFEWVIASDREPACVKGL, encoded by the coding sequence ATGAGTTTCACCTTGGAACCCCACGCGGAACTGCGGGACGTCACACTGCGCGACGGGTTGCAGCTGACCGGCAAGATGCTCTCCACCGAACGCAAGGTCGAGACCGTCCGCGAACTGCTGCGACTGGGCGTGCCGTCCATCGAACTGGGCTCCATGGCACGGGCGGATCTGGTGCCGACAATGGCCAACACGCTTGAAGTGGTGCAGGCCCTGACGGCGGAGGAGCTTCAAAAGTGCTGGATCTGGGTGGCGACGCCGGGACATGTAGCCAAGGCCGCCGCGGCGGGAGCACGGAACTTCCAGTACTGCCTCTCGGCCTCGGACTCCCATAACCAGGCGAACATCGGCCGCAGCACTTACGCCAGCCTGGCCGCGCTGCCCGAAGCGGTGGCACATGCCCTGGCCGTAGACGGGCAGATCCAGCTGTGCATCGCCACCTCCTTCACCTGCCCGTTCGAGGGGATCGTCCCCGAGGAACGCGTACTGGCCATAGCCAACGACCCGAGGGCGGAAGGCACTTGCGACGTCGTTATTTGCGACACCCTGGGCCAGGCGGTCCCGGCGCAGGTAGCCAGCCTGATCTCCCGGGTCCGCGAGGAGTCGCCGGCACGGCGGATCGTTTACCACGGCCACGACACCTGGGGACTCGGCGTCGCCAACACCCTGGCTGCCATCGCGGCCGGCGCAACGCTGGTGGATGGGGCCTTAGGCGGACTGGGCGGCTGCCCTTTTGCACCGGGTGCCAGCGGAAACACCTCCAGCGAGGACATTCTTTTCGCCACCCGGCCCGAGTGGCTCAGCCCGGCCACCTTTGGCGGGCTGGTCGACCTGTCCGAAAAACTGCTGGCGGAATTGGGTGAGCCCAACCGGTCCAAATCTGCCCAGGGCGCCCGGTCCAAGGCAGAGGCCTTTGAATGGGTTATCGCCTCGGACCGCGAACCCGCGTGCGTCAAGGGCCTCTGA